The genomic stretch TCATTTTGCCAGAATTCACGCTAATGACAGCAAACATAAGGATGAGCACCAAGAGCACTACATTGACGATGATGCCCCGTTGCACTGTATAACGCTGCTTGATCATTCAAATTCCCTCCTTTGCCTGCGAGCCAGGAAGAGAAAGTACGGCACACCAATGATAGAAAATATAATGCCAATCGGTGTTTCGAACGGCTTATTGATCAATCGGCCAACCAGATCAGCCGATACAGTCAGCAGCGCACCATATAGCGCAGCAGCCGGAATAATATACCGATAGTCGACACCAACCATGTATCGCACAATATGTGGGGTAATCAAACCAACAAAACCGACCGGGCCAACTATGACAACAGAAAGTCCAGTCAGCACGAGCACGATAATCGTCGATAGCCCCTTGACCAGTCCGCTGCGAATACCGAGTCCATTTGCCACATCATCCCCCAAACTGAGCAGTGTAACGGAAGGAGACAGCGCCAGCGCCAGCAGTACGCCACCAACAAATAACGGTGAGATAATAAGCAATTCCCCCCACTTAGTCCCCGCTGTACTGCCTGCCGTCCAGAATGCTAATGCTCGACCAAGGTTATAATTAATCGCTAAATACTGACTGAGTGCGCCAAACAGCATGGAGATGGACAGTCCTGCCAGCACCAGCCGCTGAGGCGTCATCCCGCGCTTGCCTAGTGACGCGAAAAAGTAGGTCATCCCGGTCGCAAGCGCTGCACCCAGACAAGCAAACAGCATCATCAGCCCATACGAATAACCCGGCAGAAAGGCCAGGCAAAGTGCAATCGCGAATGCTGCCCCAGAGCTGATTCCCATCAGCCCGGAGTCGGCCAGCGGATTACGCGTCGTCCCCTGCATGATAGCCCCGCATACTGCAAGGCTGCAACCGACGATCAGATCGGCTACGGTACGAGGAAGACGTAGGGTTTGAATAATTTGATGCTCAGTGAGAGTTGGATCAAATCGGAAAATAGCCTCCCATGCAGTCGCTAACCTCATGTCGGCGGCACCGAAGCTAATCGATGCCGCCGACATGAGAACCGTTAATCCAAGCCCTACCACCATGTACATGGTGAAGTTTATCGCCCCACGGCGTTTTTGTTCAGGCTTGTTTTTCATCGTTTTTTCCTTTCCTCACCTATTGACAGTCTAGTTGAAAGCATTGCTCTATATTAAAAAACTTATTTAGCTAATTTCAGCAATTGATTTACAATATGATCAATCAATGCACTGGAAGTCATTATATCCGTGGACCATGATAGCGAGGAACCCACCGCTACGATCCGATTATGCTCCACAGCAGGCAGTGATTTCCAAACCGCATTATCAGCAGGAATTTCCGTATCTCCTATGGATATCAGATAATCCCCAATGTAAGCGGCCAAGACCTCCATAGAGATATCTCCCCAATATTTATCTGCGTCAATAATGTCAGTTTGAATTTTTGACGGTACCTTCATTTGAAGCTCATTATAAACAAGCTCGCCAACCGCATGCTTGTCTCCAGCAATGTAGTTACTTCCATCACCAAATTCTCCCATCGTAATCGTCACGTCTGAAAGACCTGCATTCTGAAGAGCTAGCTTCGCTTCATCGATTTTTTCGGCATAAGCATTCAAAACAGCCTTAGCCTCTTCCTGCTTGTTCAAAACATCGCCAATAAAATGTATCCGCTCTTCTGTAGTCATATCACCATAAGGGACATAAATTGTCGGGGCAATTTTGGATAAGTCCTCATAATTTTCATCGCCCCATGCTAAAATAATCAGATCAGGCTCAAGAGTCATGACATCTTCCGGCTCCGCTTTTATATTAATGGCGTCTTTAATCTGGTTAGCAAATACAGGCTCCGTCTCGCCCCTTGCCGCTCTTGCCACACCTAGAGGAGTTACACCTAGGGCCACCACATCACCAACCAAATAATCGACCACAACACGTTGAGGGTTGTTAGGCACCTCAACATCACCCTTTACTGTGGATATCGTTCTGGTCTGCGAGACGGCTTCCGATACTTCCGGTTGTGTCGTCTGTTGTGTCTGCGTAGGCACTGGATTCACCGTTCCACCGTTATTCGCTGGCGTCCCCGACGTACATGCCGACAGCAACAGCATCATACTCATCGCCACCGCCAAGACCATTTCTTTACTTTTTACTTGTCCAAACATAGTTAATTCCCCATCTCTATAAGACTTGACTAGACTCACTAGTTCCTTCTCATTGTAGGGAAAATGATAATCATTATCAATACCATCAACCTGCATGGATAGTGCGCTTATTTTCCGATAATCACTTGGCGTCATCTTGTAATACTTCTTAAACATCCTAAACAGGTTTTTCTCATCTGCAAAACCAGATCCTGTTGCGATCTCTTTAATGGTTGCTGCTGTATGCTTCAAGTCATGACAGGCAGCTTCAATCCTTCTCTGAATGAGATACTCCTGTAAGCTCATCCCTTCCTTCTTTTTGAACAGCCGTGTCAATTGCCCACCACTGATCCCAAACATATCGGCAATTTCTTGAAACATAATCGGCTCCCTGTAATGTTTATCAAGATATATCTTCGCAGAACATGCTGGATCTGGCTGGAGATACCGAATCTTACCACCCTCAAAATCTCTGTACACCTCATGAAGCAATTGATATAAAAAACTTTTGGCTTGTAGCTGATCCATCGCCTTGCCGCGGTTCCAGCCATTCATCATCTGTTGAAACCAATCGAGTAGCAAGATGGGATTACTTGGCGTATAACCAAACTGTTGAACAAATGGATTCACTTGCTCCAGTAATTGCTGCAGGAACTTCTTGAAAAAAAGAGGTGATTCTGCTTTATAAAACACCATAAAGATCTTCACAATCTCCCCTTTAGGCGAAATACTGAGCAGGCTCCCCTTCCCGCCGTGAACCAAACCGAAGCGTTCCATTCTAAATGTGGTTCCATTCAATTGAATTTGTGCTTCTCCTCCGCATGCATAGATAAACATGCTACTAGGCATTTTATACTGGTCCAACGGGTATTGGGACGCTACATTCTGAAAGCGTACATCTATTAATGTAATAATCGAACGTGTCCAAATGCGGGCCATCGTATCGATCATCTCCGGAGTAAATACCTGGCTTGCTTCTGCTTCCTCTTGCATCTATTCGCGCTCCCTCATCTCACTTTTTTCCAATTTATATATCAAACATAATTTGATTTTGATTATCAATATCATTATATATTAGGTAAGTATATCATCATTAAGTGACATTGGGGAGCAGGCAACGGACGTTATGCTTTTCTTCATCTTTTTAGCATTTTACTGACTCAATCAAGTCCTTATACAATTAGCAATGCTATTCACTCGCTCGCAATAATGCTTCAGTTACATAATTAATCTGAGCAGTAGCCGAATAAATGTCAGTGTAATTAGATCCAAGCTTTCTTCAGCACATGCTATGAATGGAGTCTTAAAATAAAACAAAAAAAAGCCCATCAGATAAACCATCTGATGAACCATTAACTTTAGTGTGATGCCGATGAGAGGACTCGAACCTCCACGGTTTCCCTCACGATTTTGAGTCGCGCGCGTCTGCCATTCCGCCACATCGGCATATCGTTTTAACAAAAAATGGCGTGCCCTAAGAGATTCGAACTCCTGGCCTTTTGATTCGTAGTCAAACGCTCTATCCAGCTGAGCTAAGGGCACATGTTATAGAAGAAATATGATGGAGGCGCCACCTAGACTCGAACTAGGGGTAGAGCTTTTGCAGAGCTCTGCCTTACCACTTGGCTATGGCGCCATCATAATGGAGCGGAAGACGGGAATCGAACCCGCGACCCTCGCCTTGGCAAGGCGATGCTCTACCGCTGAGCCACTTCCGCATAATAATGGCTGGGGATTCAGGGATCGAACCTGAGAATGACGGAGTCAAAGTCCGTTGCCTTACCGCTTGGCTAATCCCCAACAATAGGTGAAACACATTTACTTCAAGAAAAATGGGGCGATCGAGGGGAATTGAACCCCCGAGTGTCGGATCCACAAACCGATGCGTTAACCACTTCGCCACGACCGCCATAATCATATTCAGGTGCTTTGTCTACAAATTGCTCGTTTATAGACAAAAAATAAAACCCACTTATGTGGGTCGTTTGCTAATGCTTGCATTAGCAAGTTGCGCCCTGAAAACTGGATACGAAAGTTAGGTTTGCTGAAACCTATTATGCTGCTGTCTACTGGATGTATGGGTCACAGTAAACGTGTTTAGGATAAGCCCTCGACCGATTAGTATTCGTCAGCTACACACATTGCTGTGCTTCCACCCCGAACCTATCAACCTCGTCGTCTTCAAGGGGTCTTACATACTGGGAAATCTCATCTTGAGGGGGGCTTCGCGCTTAGATGCTTTCAGCGCTTATCCCGTCCGTACTTGGCTACCCAGCGGTGCTCCTGGCGGAACAACTGGTACACCAGCGGTACGTCCATCCCGGTCCTCTCGTACTAAGGACAGCTCCTCTCAAATTTCCTGCGCCCGCGACAGATAGGGACCGAACTGTCTCACGACGTTCTGAACCCAGCTCGCGTACCGCTTTAATGGGCGAACAGCCCAACCCTTGGGACCTACTTCAGCCCCAGGATGCGATGAGCCGACATCGAGGTGCCAAACCTCCCCGTCGATGTGGACTCTTGGGGGAGATAAGCCTGTTATCCCCAGGGTAGCTTTTATCCGTTGAGCGATGGCCCTTCCATTCGGTACCACCGGATCACTAAGCCCGACTTTCGTCCCTGCTCGACTTGTAGGTCTCGCAGTCAAGCTCCCTTATGCCTTTGCACTCTGCGAATGATTTCCAACCATTCTGAGGGAACCTTTGGGCGCCTCCGTTACATTTTAGGAGGCGACCGCCCCAGTCAAACTGTCCACCTGACACGGTCCCCGAACCGGTTTCACGGTTCTAGGTTAGAACTCCGATACGATCAGGGTGGTATCCCAACGGTGCCTCCACACAAGCTGGCGCTCATGCTTCGTAGGCTCCCACCTATCCTGTACAGATCGTACCAAAGTTCAATATCAAGTTACAGTAAAGCTCCATGGGGTCTTTCCGTCTTGTCGCGGGTAACCTGCATCTTCACAGGTATTAAAATTTCACCGGATCTCTCGTTGAGACAGCGCCCAAGTCGTTACGCCATTCGTGCGGGTCAGAATTTACCTGACAAGGAATTTCGCTACCTTAGGACCGTTATAGTTACGGCCGCCGTTTACTGGGGCTTCGGTTCACAGCTTCGGGTTACCCCTAACCGCTCCCCTTAACCTTCCAGCACCGGGCAGGCGTCAGCCCGTATACTTCGCCTTACGGCTTCGCACAGACCTGTGTTTTTGCTAAACAGTCGCTTGGGCCTTTTCACTGCGGCCCCCTCGGGCTATTCACCCTACCGAGGCACCTCTTCTCCCGAAGTTACGAGGTCATTTTGCCGAGTTCCTTAACGAGAGTTCTTCCGCGCGCCTTAGCATACTCTGCTCGCCTACCTGTGTCGGTTTGCGGTACGGGCACCTAGATCTCACTAGAGGCTTTTCTTGACAGCCGGAGTACATGACCTTCGCTACTGTAATTTTCGCTCCCCATCACAGCCCAGCCTAATAGTGTGCGGATTTGCCTACACACTAGCCTCACTGCTTAGACGGACTATTCCATCAGTCCGCGTCACTGCCCTTCTGTGTCACCCCATTGCTCAAACAATCTTCGGTGGTACAGGAATTTCAACCTGTTGTCCATCCACTACGCCTTTCGGCCTCGCGTTAGGTCCCGACTTACCCTGAGAGGACGAGCCTTCCTCAGGAACCCTTAGGCTTTCGGCGGACAAGATTCTCACTTGTCTTTTCGTTACTCATACCGGCATTCTCACTTGAATACAGTCCACCAGTCCTCACGGTCCAACTTCAATCCGTATTCAACGCTCCCCTACCCAAGTACCATATAGGCACATGTCATAGCTTCGGTGGTGTGTTTAGCCCCGTTACATTTTCGGCGCAGAGTCACTCGACCAGTGAGCTATTACGCACTCTTTAAATGATGGCTGCTTCTAAGCCAACATCCTGGTTGTCTTTGCAACTCCACATCCTTTCCCACTTAACACACACTTGGGGACCTTAGCTGATGATCTGGGCTGTTTCCCTCTTGACAAT from Paenibacillus sp. FSL H8-0548 encodes the following:
- a CDS encoding AraC family transcriptional regulator; translation: MQEEAEASQVFTPEMIDTMARIWTRSIITLIDVRFQNVASQYPLDQYKMPSSMFIYACGGEAQIQLNGTTFRMERFGLVHGGKGSLLSISPKGEIVKIFMVFYKAESPLFFKKFLQQLLEQVNPFVQQFGYTPSNPILLLDWFQQMMNGWNRGKAMDQLQAKSFLYQLLHEVYRDFEGGKIRYLQPDPACSAKIYLDKHYREPIMFQEIADMFGISGGQLTRLFKKKEGMSLQEYLIQRRIEAACHDLKHTAATIKEIATGSGFADEKNLFRMFKKYYKMTPSDYRKISALSMQVDGIDNDYHFPYNEKELVSLVKSYRDGELTMFGQVKSKEMVLAVAMSMMLLLSACTSGTPANNGGTVNPVPTQTQQTTQPEVSEAVSQTRTISTVKGDVEVPNNPQRVVVDYLVGDVVALGVTPLGVARAARGETEPVFANQIKDAINIKAEPEDVMTLEPDLIILAWGDENYEDLSKIAPTIYVPYGDMTTEERIHFIGDVLNKQEEAKAVLNAYAEKIDEAKLALQNAGLSDVTITMGEFGDGSNYIAGDKHAVGELVYNELQMKVPSKIQTDIIDADKYWGDISMEVLAAYIGDYLISIGDTEIPADNAVWKSLPAVEHNRIVAVGSSLSWSTDIMTSSALIDHIVNQLLKLAK
- a CDS encoding iron ABC transporter permease encodes the protein MKNKPEQKRRGAINFTMYMVVGLGLTVLMSAASISFGAADMRLATAWEAIFRFDPTLTEHQIIQTLRLPRTVADLIVGCSLAVCGAIMQGTTRNPLADSGLMGISSGAAFAIALCLAFLPGYSYGLMMLFACLGAALATGMTYFFASLGKRGMTPQRLVLAGLSISMLFGALSQYLAINYNLGRALAFWTAGSTAGTKWGELLIISPLFVGGVLLALALSPSVTLLSLGDDVANGLGIRSGLVKGLSTIIVLVLTGLSVVIVGPVGFVGLITPHIVRYMVGVDYRYIIPAAALYGALLTVSADLVGRLINKPFETPIGIIFSIIGVPYFLFLARRQRREFE